TGAGTCGTGGTCTCTGTTCATCTCTAGAACCAAACGGACTTCTCCGTCGTGTGAATTGAATTCAAAATTGTTCTGGCCTTGTCTCACGGGACTGTCTTTCATACGATGTCTGCTAGTGTTTTCCTTCATTGGTTGTTTACCGTCCACTATCATCTCTTTACGATATCCTTTCAGTTGGTATATCTTAATTCCCATGTGTTGTGGATCAATGAAACATCTGTAATTAAATTTACTCAttgtaattaaatgtatttagtaattttatttaaacatttctcCTACGCAAACAAATGTGTTGCTGGCTGTGAGCGTGTATAAATATAATCCTGGCGTACGGTACATCATATTCAAAATGCCTAAAATAAATACCGGtatcttttaaataaatacGATTATTTCTTTTATGATATGTAggaagtttaaaaaatataattgctAGATATAGAGGCTGTAGACAAAGATAGTGGCATGCTACACAACCTCTGGCATCTtataaaaaagattgttttgAACTTGGAATTTCAATTATAGAAACATTATTAGATACAAGCCAATTAtctgaaattaataaaaacacaatGTAATTTTACTATGATGATGATTTAATAGCTTGTGTGAACCATCATGGAACGCtagtaattatataatatactgtCTATTgaacgccatgtgacccacaatcgtccaatcaaatgacatgaATCTATTTAGGagttatataataatcattttatacCACATCTTTCACCAACACCAACATCATAACTATTGATTGCAATGAATGTTAGCCTTTTGACTTACTTGAAATCATCACCAGTTTTCCCATATTTGAATCTGACCTCGATTGACCCTCTGGGATTTGTCCAAAGTATGTATCCCCTATCAGCACTTAGTTCCACGTGATCACATGGGTTGAATCCACTGTGAAAACAATGATTATAGTtaatttttagtttcatttaccATGTCAAACGCTACTATCGTAAATGGATTTTTAGgcaataatattcaaataaatagaATCAGTGTTGTTTATTGATATTAAAGAAATACACTTTGTCGTCTCAGAAGGAGTATATATCAATGAGAGTTGCAATGAGACTTAACAagcatttttctttattttaaaatcagataaataaaaaaaaaagaagaaaaaaaaacaacaatatttagAATCAGTGTtctatatttattgatattaataaaatttatatcAACAGTTAACCTCTAAACAGACAATATCtgtat
The window above is part of the Antedon mediterranea chromosome 10, ecAntMedi1.1, whole genome shotgun sequence genome. Proteins encoded here:
- the LOC140060267 gene encoding uncharacterized protein isoform X2 — encoded protein: MSIKILSDEGRGRLSVSGFNPCDHVELSADRGYILWTNPRGSIEVRFKYGKTGDDFKCFIDPQHMGIKIYQLKGYRKEMIVDGKQPMKENTSRHRMKDSPVRQGQNNFEFNSHDGEVRLVLEMNRDHDSHKPHAFKLNYVLAL
- the LOC140060267 gene encoding uncharacterized protein isoform X1, which gives rise to MSRLFIPPNVPKFFIDLRCLDASWDKDTVLTLRAGDDPAIRLMKSSSRFLAQESGFNPCDHVELSADRGYILWTNPRGSIEVRFKYGKTGDDFKCFIDPQHMGIKIYQLKGYRKEMIVDGKQPMKENTSRHRMKDSPVRQGQNNFEFNSHDGEVRLVLEMNRDHDSHKPHAFKLNYVLAL